One window from the genome of Salvia miltiorrhiza cultivar Shanhuang (shh) chromosome 7, IMPLAD_Smil_shh, whole genome shotgun sequence encodes:
- the LOC130995728 gene encoding uncharacterized protein LOC130995728, which produces MVEPSASTAEDDLFAQTDPDSEAETKTEEDPKSIFMTVIDPLIDDFVANFREEELEQVIFSVLNDEDAKTEENDAIREIIIQLYSIDEIPIRHLSSRMPKSTSSEPTVVKPLELDLKEVGFGCHFEDSGEFGVKLDTMLSVVELTAILEIDGGFDLLQIPAIVSLSITPPPKPTPAISTRMSPPETPLPPRPPPEPPPSAFCRHLHKAACTVMSFPCV; this is translated from the coding sequence ATGGTTGAACCCAGTGCTTCTACTGCGGAAGAtgatctgtttgcccaaacggatcCTGATTCAGAGGCAGAAACAAAAACCGAAGAAGATCCTAAATCTATTTTTATGACTGTGATTGATCCTTTGATTGATGATTTTGTTGCGAATTTCAGGGAAGAGGAGCTCGAGCAAGTTATTTTTAGTGTGCTGAATGACGAGGATGCCAAAACAGAGGAGAATGACGCTATTCGAGAGATTATCATACAGTTGTACTCCATTGACGAAATTCCAATTCGGCACCTATCGAGCAGGATGCCCAAATCTACCAGCTCAGAACCGACTGTTGTGAAGCCATTGGAGCTAGACTTGAAAGAGGTAGGGTTTGGATGTCATTTTGAAGATTCTGGAGAATTTGGGGTCAAATTGGACACTATGTTAAGTGTGGTGGAGTTAACTGCAATTCTGGAAATTGATGGAGGTTTTGACCTACTCCAAATTCCCGCCATTGTTTCCCTCTCAATTACACCTCCTCCAAAACCCACTCCAGCCATCTCCACTCGCATGTCTCCGCCTGAAACACCACTGCCGCCGCGACCCCCTCCAGAACCGCCGCCTTCCGCCTTCTGTCGGCATCTCCACAAAGCAGCGTGCACGGTGATGTCCTTCCCTTGTGTTTGa
- the LOC130995729 gene encoding alpha-amylase 3, chloroplastic isoform X1, protein MSVVTTDSLFILHHHRRRSSYFKPLEKLQLVPRKPISFNQNCTHTPNRRANVRSRRCCAPKALSSSGTAVVETPEATDVTFSETFDLKRREKLEGKITIRLESGKDEEHWSLTVGCSLPGKWVLHWGVNYVGDTGSEWDQPQADMRPAGSILVKDYAIETPFERSPASSVGDSFVEVKIDFDTNSSIAAINFVLKDEETGSWYQHRGRDFKVPLVDSLQDDGNVVGAKSLGVLPGDLGQISNLPLETESADGKGNDIKESNLEKRPLQGFYEEHSVFKEICTDNLMSVSVSHCTEKDKHLLYIETDLPGDVVIHWGVCRDEGKNWEVPAEPYPPETIIFKNKALQTLLQQKTDGCGSWGSFTLGDEFSAFVFVLKLDNNTWLNCKGDDFYIPFTSNATKGELSGSTHSTGEGQPAALGSPTTSGDTFDVTSEPKQVVSAYAGGIINEITKLMTGISTEKSRKTKSRQAQETILQEIEKLAAEAYSIFRSSTPIFTETELAEDDDAPPPLTISSGTGSGFEILCQGFNWESHKSGRWYLEIEEKASELASLGFTVIWLPPPTDSVSPEGYMPRDLYNLNSRYGDIDQLKNIVRKLHEVGIKVLGDVVLNHRCAQFQNQNGVWNIFGGRLNWDDRAVVSDDPHFQGRGNKSSGDNFHAAPNIDHSQEFVRNDIKEWLCWLRKEIGYDGWRLDFARGFWGGYFKDYLEASEPYFAVGEFWDSLSYSYGEMDHNQDAHRQRIVDWINDTNGTAGAFDVTTKGILHSALERCEYWRLSDEKGKPPGVMGWWPSRAVTFIENHDTGSTQGHWRFPGGKEMQGYAYLLTHPGTPSVFYDHIFSGYKSEIKELISIRKRKKIHCRSTVKIVKSERDVYAAVIDDKIAMKIGPGHYEPDRGSKNWSLATEGRDYKVWEAS, encoded by the exons ATGTCTGTAGTTACGACGGACTCACTCTTCAttctccaccaccaccgtcgTCGCAGTAGCTATTTCAAACCCCTCGAAAAGTTGCAACTTGTTCCTAGAAAGCCCatttctttcaaccaaaattgcACGCACACGCCCAACCGCCGCGCCAATGTCCGCTCCCGCCGTTGCTGCGCTCCCAAAGCTCTCAGTTCCTCCGGCACCGCCGTCGTTGAAACGCCCGAAGCTACAGATGTTACCTTTTCTGAAACTTTCGACTTGAAGCGGCGTGAAAAG CTGGAAGGAAAGATAACAATCAGATTAGAAAGTGGAAAAGATGAAGAGCATTGGAGCCTTACTGTGGGGTGTAGTTTACCCGGAAAATGGGTTCTTCACTGGGGAGTCAATTACGTTGGCGATACTGGCAG TGAATGGGATCAACCTCAGGCGGACATGAGACCTGCGGGCTCTATTCTCGTTAAG GACTACGCAATTGAGACTCCTTTTGAAAGATCACCTGCTTCATCTGTAGGAGATTCTTTTGTTGAAGTGAAGATTGATTTCGACACGAACAGTTCAATTGCAGCCATAAATTTTGTGCTGAAG GATGAGGAAACTGGGAGTTGGTATCAGCATAGAGGAAGAGATTTTAAAGTTCCTCTTGTCGATTCCCTTCAAGATGATGGCAATGTTGTTGGAGCAAAGAGCTTGGGTGTATTGCCAG GTGATTTGGGACAGATATCCAACTTGCCTCTTGAAACTGAATCTGCTGATGGTAAAGGAAATGACATTAAAGAATCTAACTTAGAAAAGAGGCCTCTTCAAGGTTTTTATGAAGAGCACTCTGTCTTTAAAGAAATTTGTACCGATAACTTAATGAGCGTGTCAGTGAGCCACTGCACGGAGAAGGACAAACATTTGTTGTATATAGAAACTGATTTACCTGGAGATGTAGTCATACACTGGGGTGTTTGCAGAGATGAAGGTAAAAATTGGGAAGTCCCAGCTGAACCATACCCTCCTGAGACAATCATATTCAAGAATAAGGCTTTGCAAACGCTGTTGCAG CAAAAAACAGACGGATGTGGTTCTTGGGGGTCATTTACATTGGGTGATGAATTCTCTGCATTTGTTTTTGTGTTGAAGCTGGATAATAATACATGGTTGAATTGCAAAGGGGATGACTTTTACATACCCTTCACAAGTAACGCAACCAAAGGTGAACTTTCTGGTTCTACTCATTCTACTGGTGAGGGACAACCGGCAGCTCTTGGCTCCCCAACGACATCTGGTGACACATTTGATGTCACATCTGAGCCAAAACAAGTAGTTTCTGCTTATGCTGGTGGTATCATTAATGAGATAACTAAATTAATGACTGGTATTTCCACGGAAAAGAGTAGGAAAACAAAAAGCAGACAAGCCCAAGAGACCATTCTCCAAGAAATTGAGAAGCTCGCTGCAGAAGCCTACAGTATCTTCCGAAGTTCTACACCTATATTTACAGAAACTGAACTGGCTGAAGATGATGATGCCCCACCCCCTTTAACTATATCATCTGGGACTGGTTCAGGGTTTGAAATTCTCTGCCAGGGATTTAATTGGGAATCCCATAAATCAGGAAGATGGTATCTGGAGATTGAGGAAAAAGCTTCAGAATTAGCATCACTTGGTTTTACTGTGATATGGTTACCTCCGCCTACCGATTCTGTTTCACCTGAAGGGTACATGCCAAGGGACTTGTACAATCTAAACTCCAG GTATGGAGATATTGATCAATTAAAGAATATTGTGAGGAAACTGCATGAAGTGGGAATAAAGGTTCTTGGAGATGTTGTCTTAAACCACCGATGTGCGCAGTtccagaatcaaaatggtgtcTGGAATATTTTTGGCGGTCGCTTGAATTGGGATGACCGTGCAGTTGTATCTGACGATCCCCATTTTCAG GGCAGGGGCAATAAAAGTAGTGGAGATAACTTCCATGCAGCTCCAAATATTGATCACTCTCAAGAATTTGTCAGAAACGACATCAAGGAATGGCTATGCTGGTTGCG AAAAGAAATTGGTTATGATGGATGGAGGCTTGATTTTGCACGGGGATTTTGGGGTGGTTATTTCAAGGACTACTTAGAAGCAAGTGAGCCTTATTTTGCCGTAGGGGAGTTCTGGGATTCACTAAGTTACAGTTATGGTGAGATGGATCATAATCAAGATGCACATCGGCAGAGAATAGTAGATTGGATTAATGACACAAATGGAACTGCTGGTGCATTTGACGTCACAACCAAGGGAATTCTTCATTCT GCACTTGAAAGATGTGAATATTGGAGATTATCAGATGAGAAAGGAAAACCTCCTGGGGTGATGGGATGGTGGCCGTCAAGGGCTGTTACTTTCATTGAGAATCATGATACTGGTTCTACTCAG GGTCATTGGAGATTCCCAGGTGGTAAAGAAATGCAAGGTTACGCCTATCTCTTAACACACCCTGGGACACCATCCGTTTTCTATGATCATATTTTCTCTGGCTATAAATCTGAAATCAAAGAACTCATCTCCATCCGGAAGCGCAAAAAGATCCACTGTCGGAGCACA GTTAAAATAGTGAAGTCGGAGAGAGATGTTTATGCAGCAGTAATTGATGATAAGATTGCTATGAAGATTGGACCCGGACACTATGAACCCGATAGAGGTTCAAAAAACTGGTCTTTGGCGACGGAGGGCAGAGACTACAAGGTCTGGGAAGCATCATAA
- the LOC130995729 gene encoding alpha-amylase 3, chloroplastic isoform X2 has translation MRPAGSILVKDYAIETPFERSPASSVGDSFVEVKIDFDTNSSIAAINFVLKDEETGSWYQHRGRDFKVPLVDSLQDDGNVVGAKSLGVLPGDLGQISNLPLETESADGKGNDIKESNLEKRPLQGFYEEHSVFKEICTDNLMSVSVSHCTEKDKHLLYIETDLPGDVVIHWGVCRDEGKNWEVPAEPYPPETIIFKNKALQTLLQQKTDGCGSWGSFTLGDEFSAFVFVLKLDNNTWLNCKGDDFYIPFTSNATKGELSGSTHSTGEGQPAALGSPTTSGDTFDVTSEPKQVVSAYAGGIINEITKLMTGISTEKSRKTKSRQAQETILQEIEKLAAEAYSIFRSSTPIFTETELAEDDDAPPPLTISSGTGSGFEILCQGFNWESHKSGRWYLEIEEKASELASLGFTVIWLPPPTDSVSPEGYMPRDLYNLNSRYGDIDQLKNIVRKLHEVGIKVLGDVVLNHRCAQFQNQNGVWNIFGGRLNWDDRAVVSDDPHFQGRGNKSSGDNFHAAPNIDHSQEFVRNDIKEWLCWLRKEIGYDGWRLDFARGFWGGYFKDYLEASEPYFAVGEFWDSLSYSYGEMDHNQDAHRQRIVDWINDTNGTAGAFDVTTKGILHSALERCEYWRLSDEKGKPPGVMGWWPSRAVTFIENHDTGSTQGHWRFPGGKEMQGYAYLLTHPGTPSVFYDHIFSGYKSEIKELISIRKRKKIHCRSTVKIVKSERDVYAAVIDDKIAMKIGPGHYEPDRGSKNWSLATEGRDYKVWEAS, from the exons ATGAGACCTGCGGGCTCTATTCTCGTTAAG GACTACGCAATTGAGACTCCTTTTGAAAGATCACCTGCTTCATCTGTAGGAGATTCTTTTGTTGAAGTGAAGATTGATTTCGACACGAACAGTTCAATTGCAGCCATAAATTTTGTGCTGAAG GATGAGGAAACTGGGAGTTGGTATCAGCATAGAGGAAGAGATTTTAAAGTTCCTCTTGTCGATTCCCTTCAAGATGATGGCAATGTTGTTGGAGCAAAGAGCTTGGGTGTATTGCCAG GTGATTTGGGACAGATATCCAACTTGCCTCTTGAAACTGAATCTGCTGATGGTAAAGGAAATGACATTAAAGAATCTAACTTAGAAAAGAGGCCTCTTCAAGGTTTTTATGAAGAGCACTCTGTCTTTAAAGAAATTTGTACCGATAACTTAATGAGCGTGTCAGTGAGCCACTGCACGGAGAAGGACAAACATTTGTTGTATATAGAAACTGATTTACCTGGAGATGTAGTCATACACTGGGGTGTTTGCAGAGATGAAGGTAAAAATTGGGAAGTCCCAGCTGAACCATACCCTCCTGAGACAATCATATTCAAGAATAAGGCTTTGCAAACGCTGTTGCAG CAAAAAACAGACGGATGTGGTTCTTGGGGGTCATTTACATTGGGTGATGAATTCTCTGCATTTGTTTTTGTGTTGAAGCTGGATAATAATACATGGTTGAATTGCAAAGGGGATGACTTTTACATACCCTTCACAAGTAACGCAACCAAAGGTGAACTTTCTGGTTCTACTCATTCTACTGGTGAGGGACAACCGGCAGCTCTTGGCTCCCCAACGACATCTGGTGACACATTTGATGTCACATCTGAGCCAAAACAAGTAGTTTCTGCTTATGCTGGTGGTATCATTAATGAGATAACTAAATTAATGACTGGTATTTCCACGGAAAAGAGTAGGAAAACAAAAAGCAGACAAGCCCAAGAGACCATTCTCCAAGAAATTGAGAAGCTCGCTGCAGAAGCCTACAGTATCTTCCGAAGTTCTACACCTATATTTACAGAAACTGAACTGGCTGAAGATGATGATGCCCCACCCCCTTTAACTATATCATCTGGGACTGGTTCAGGGTTTGAAATTCTCTGCCAGGGATTTAATTGGGAATCCCATAAATCAGGAAGATGGTATCTGGAGATTGAGGAAAAAGCTTCAGAATTAGCATCACTTGGTTTTACTGTGATATGGTTACCTCCGCCTACCGATTCTGTTTCACCTGAAGGGTACATGCCAAGGGACTTGTACAATCTAAACTCCAG GTATGGAGATATTGATCAATTAAAGAATATTGTGAGGAAACTGCATGAAGTGGGAATAAAGGTTCTTGGAGATGTTGTCTTAAACCACCGATGTGCGCAGTtccagaatcaaaatggtgtcTGGAATATTTTTGGCGGTCGCTTGAATTGGGATGACCGTGCAGTTGTATCTGACGATCCCCATTTTCAG GGCAGGGGCAATAAAAGTAGTGGAGATAACTTCCATGCAGCTCCAAATATTGATCACTCTCAAGAATTTGTCAGAAACGACATCAAGGAATGGCTATGCTGGTTGCG AAAAGAAATTGGTTATGATGGATGGAGGCTTGATTTTGCACGGGGATTTTGGGGTGGTTATTTCAAGGACTACTTAGAAGCAAGTGAGCCTTATTTTGCCGTAGGGGAGTTCTGGGATTCACTAAGTTACAGTTATGGTGAGATGGATCATAATCAAGATGCACATCGGCAGAGAATAGTAGATTGGATTAATGACACAAATGGAACTGCTGGTGCATTTGACGTCACAACCAAGGGAATTCTTCATTCT GCACTTGAAAGATGTGAATATTGGAGATTATCAGATGAGAAAGGAAAACCTCCTGGGGTGATGGGATGGTGGCCGTCAAGGGCTGTTACTTTCATTGAGAATCATGATACTGGTTCTACTCAG GGTCATTGGAGATTCCCAGGTGGTAAAGAAATGCAAGGTTACGCCTATCTCTTAACACACCCTGGGACACCATCCGTTTTCTATGATCATATTTTCTCTGGCTATAAATCTGAAATCAAAGAACTCATCTCCATCCGGAAGCGCAAAAAGATCCACTGTCGGAGCACA GTTAAAATAGTGAAGTCGGAGAGAGATGTTTATGCAGCAGTAATTGATGATAAGATTGCTATGAAGATTGGACCCGGACACTATGAACCCGATAGAGGTTCAAAAAACTGGTCTTTGGCGACGGAGGGCAGAGACTACAAGGTCTGGGAAGCATCATAA